TTGTTACTATATTCAAAGCAGAAAGTTTATCTTTACGCTTTTAAAATTAAAAAGTATTCCATGAGCTTATTTCAAGATCAGCCTTTAAAAGTATATAACTCAATTAACAAAACAAAAGAAATATTTACTTCGGTAACAGAAGGAAATGTAGGAATGTATGTTTGTGGTCCAACCGTATACAGCAATGTGCATTTAGGAAATGTTAGAACCTTTATGAGTTTTGATATGGTTTTTAGATACTTACAGCACTTGGGGTATAAGGTTCGTTATGTAAGAAATATTACGGATGCTGGTCACATGGAAGATGATGCAGATGAAGGGGAAGATAAAATTGCTAAAAAAGCACGTGTAGAAAAGATAGAACCAATGGAAGTTGTACAGCGTTATACCTTGGATTTTCATCATATTTTACAGCAATTAAATAATTTACCGCCAAGTATAGAACCTACTGCAACAGGACATATAATTGAGCAGATAGAAATTATTAAAGATATTCTAGACAAAGGTTTGGCTTATGAAGTAAACGGATCTGTTTATTTTGATGTGCTAAAATATAACGAAAGTAAAACCTATGGGGTGCTATCAGGTAGAAAGATAGAAGAAGCCATTCACAATACTCGTGTTTTAGATGGACAATCCGAAAAGAAAAACCCTCAAGATTTTGCATTGTGGAAAAAAGCGAGTCCGCAACATATTATGCGTTGGCCTTCTCCATGGGGAATTGGTTTTCCAGGTTGGCATTTAGAGTGTACTGCTATGAGTACAAAATATTTAGGAGAAAAGTTTGATATTCACGGTGGAGGAATGGATTTAAAGTTCCCTCATCACGAATGTGAAATTGCTCAAGCAGAAGCTTGTAATGGTCATAATCCAGTAAATTAT
Above is a genomic segment from Wenyingzhuangia fucanilytica containing:
- the cysS gene encoding cysteine--tRNA ligase: MSLFQDQPLKVYNSINKTKEIFTSVTEGNVGMYVCGPTVYSNVHLGNVRTFMSFDMVFRYLQHLGYKVRYVRNITDAGHMEDDADEGEDKIAKKARVEKIEPMEVVQRYTLDFHHILQQLNNLPPSIEPTATGHIIEQIEIIKDILDKGLAYEVNGSVYFDVLKYNESKTYGVLSGRKIEEAIHNTRVLDGQSEKKNPQDFALWKKASPQHIMRWPSPWGIGFPGWHLECTAMSTKYLGEKFDIHGGGMDLKFPHHECEIAQAEACNGHNPVNYWMHANMLTMNGQKMSKSTGNNILPGEIFSGENNILSKPFSPAVVRFFMMQAHYRSILDFSSDALEASEKGYNKLLEALKNLSNIKGAKTSTLDVITWKQQCYDAMNDDFNTPILISNLFEAVKNINLLKEGKASLTQEDLDLFTNALHAFVFDVLGLVTETSSQGSDKLEGVVNMLIGMRKQARDNKDWAMSDLIRDELKALGIQLKDGKEGTTFIVE